CTGAGGGCCGACGTCGGCGCTGCACCCGCAGCAACCGGTGCGGCATCGGCCGTCCACGTGGCATCGGAGATCGTCCCGTGATTCTGGCTGGGTGAACTGTCATAGACCGTCGTGCCGTCACCCTCGTTGAATTTCCAGTACCCGATCAGTCCTTCTTCCGATCCTCGCAGCTCTCGGCTCATGTGTTCCTGGATTTCTGCCTCGGTTCGAGCAGTCTCCCAGATGCGGATCTCATCCATGATGCAGTGAGAGTACTGGCCGCTGCTGTGTCGCGTCATACCGATGCGCAACATGTTGCCGTCATAACTGGAAAGCGGAGATCCCGCCGTATTGGTCGAGGCCGTGTGGGCCCCGTCGACGTAAAGGTCCAGATACTTGGTTGCAGCGTCACCCCTGTAGACCGCCGCAACATGGTGCCATTCTTCGTTCGCGATTCCGGTCAGCACGGTCAGCGCGGCGCTGCCCCGGGTCCTGAACCGGCTGCGCTGAAAACTGTACCGATAACTGCAAAGAGAGCGCGTGTCATCGAACCATCGCGCCCAGGTTTCTATCGTGAATGTGTCCCCATCCTCGAAGATGTAGTCCTCGGTGGGGACCTCCACATAATCATCGACTCCGTCGAACTCCAACGCATACCCACCGACGGCATGAACGGCAGGCGTCACCAACAGCACCCAACATGCCACCGATAGAATCACGGCGTATATACAGCCAATAGGTCTTCTCGGCATGGCCATTCTCCTTTCATCCAGTTTCATATCATACGAGGCTACTGCGTCGCGGCCGGCTTTCCAAACGAGACATCGTCGATGTAGATGGTGCCGGCACCACCGGCGGTCGGGTTGGTCTTATTGCCGACGCCGATGGTCATCGTGTCCACCCGGCTCAGGTTGACGCCCGCGAATTCGCTCAGCGGAATCTGCCATTCGTTCCAGCCGGAGCGGCCGACGATGTTCGCGTCCGGATGTATCACCACCGCCGATTTGCCGGTTGCGTCTTCCAGGGCCACGTACAACGGTGCCACCGTGTTGCCTTCCGGCTGCGCGACGCCGACCTCGGCCACCTGCCAGGCGCCTGTCACGTTGCCCGTGAAGGCCACGTTGGAGAACTGCGCGCTGGTCGCCTGGTTGACGTTGTGGCTGGTCAGCGCCAGGCCGATTAGGACCGGGTCCGTCATCGCCAGCGTGATCGTGTCGCCACGCTGCGTCCAGTTCTCGCCGTCGGGAGAGGTGTATCCCGTGAGCGTATTGCCTTCGCGCGTCACCCGCACCCAGTACGGCGCAGTGAACGGCCCGTCGGCGTAGGTGTGCTGCGAGACCGAAGCGCCGCCGGCGGTCATGCGCTGCTGGAACGTTGACCCGCCGCCGCCGGTGCCGGTCATCGCCATGAACACGTTGACGGCCCCGGCCTCGGCGTTCTGGCGGATCATCACGCCGCCCTTGACCCAGATGTCGGGACTGACGTCGAGCATATCGACGCGGGCCGTGATCGAGCCGTTGCCGCTGAGGTTCTTGTACACGTAGCGGAACTGATCGGCGTTGTTCCAGATATCGTTGCCGATCGCGTTCATCAGGATCGTGCCGTCGGCCGCCTCGGAGAAGGCGGGGGCCCGCCCGGCGACGAACAGCCGCAGCGTGTCGGCCCCGTTGACGGTCCAGTTCTGCGGAGAGCCGAACGTCCGCGAGGTTTCCGAGTAGAACGGCGAAGTGGTGTTGTCGTACAGCAGTGGCATCGACTGACGCCCGCTGCGGACGATGGTCCGTTCGGCGAACGGAGCGTCGAGGTAGCCTACCGTCGATCCTGTATTGTTGACCCAGCCGTCGAGCCACGTGTCGAAGATCGCCTCGCCGGCGTCGATGTCATCAGTGTAGTCCTCAAACCCGTCGATCAACGCGTATTCGGCTGTCGCGAAGCTCCACAGATCGCCGGCCCAGACCTCGTCGCCGACCGCATCAACTCGCCAGTAGTACGTCGTGCCGAAGCTCAAAGCATCGGGAGTGAAAGCGGCCCCGGCGACGCTGCCGGCCAGCAGCAGTTCATTGGCGTTCGTACCGAAATACACTTCGTGCGCGGTCGCGTCGCGCCCGGCGCGCCAGCCCAGGGTCGCATCCGGATCGACATCGATTGCTCCATCGACCGGCTGCGGCTCGCGTGCCTGGGCGGGAATGAACAGGAATCGGACTTCGCTCAGGCCGTACTGGCCCAGCATCCCATAGCCGCTGTTGACGGTCAAACGCACGAACTGCGCGGCGACACCCCGCAGATCTACGATCGTATTGGCCGTGTAATCCGCGCGTGCGGTCCCTCGCGAGAGCTCGGCGTCACCCAGCACCGTCCACTCGGCACCGTCGGCGGAGTACTCGACCGTCACATCCTTGATCCCGAAGCCAAGCACCGGCTCGAACATCACGTTGTAGTTCCAGACCAGAAGCTCGTGGAGCATGTAGACCTTGTCGAATTCGTACTGAATCCAAAGCGTCTCGTCACCCGGAGCGGTAGCCAGCCACATATCAGCAGCGTTGGTCGAGTGTTCGTAGGCCTCATTGAGCCCGGAGCGATTGACCGTGTTTTCGGGCCCAGCCCCCGCCTCGGAGAGGCCGTTGCTGGTCGCCACGACGTTCTCAACCGTATAGCCGATCGGTTCGGCCGTGAAGCTCCAGACCGTGCCTTTGAAGATCGCGAAGTCGGGCGCGCTGTTGACCTCATCGACGCGCCAGTAGTACGTCGTGCCGAACTCAAGCAAATCCAATGGAGCATACGTGGTCGCAACCTGCCCTTGGCTGAGAAGCACATCTCCCGGATTGGCGCGGGTGGCGTCGTTGACGTCGTCAAACGACGTGCCGAGGTACACGTCATGCGAGGCGGCCGACCCACCCGCCG
This portion of the Anaerobaca lacustris genome encodes:
- a CDS encoding LamG-like jellyroll fold domain-containing protein, whose translation is MRKNVTFGVCILTLVLLTGVVPPATGAINDGLVAYFKLDEMEGTVAVDASGNGNDGTLIGDNLEWVSGYDAGGLGYAVPIAANAPDRLEFPTNGMSAAAGTVCVWAYLADPQPGTDGRYFFGHTTQPQWNSRIQLYMQDGTTPSRLLDIGLGSSHTTRTDIMELPMEEWLHVAMTWDNGAYAVYVDGEQVASGSYSGLTALHPVANFGNDGSNAPYEAFCGVLDEARVYNRGLTAAEVRTIFRMPPLSRFMAQAPYPANEAVDVPVDSVFAWTAGGSAASHDVYLGTSFDDVNDATRANPGDVLLSQGQVATTYAPLDLLEFGTTYYWRVDEVNSAPDFAIFKGTVWSFTAEPIGYTVENVVATSNGLSEAGAGPENTVNRSGLNEAYEHSTNAADMWLATAPGDETLWIQYEFDKVYMLHELLVWNYNVMFEPVLGFGIKDVTVEYSADGAEWTVLGDAELSRGTARADYTANTIVDLRGVAAQFVRLTVNSGYGMLGQYGLSEVRFLFIPAQAREPQPVDGAIDVDPDATLGWRAGRDATAHEVYFGTNANELLLAGSVAGAAFTPDALSFGTTYYWRVDAVGDEVWAGDLWSFATAEYALIDGFEDYTDDIDAGEAIFDTWLDGWVNNTGSTVGYLDAPFAERTIVRSGRQSMPLLYDNTTSPFYSETSRTFGSPQNWTVNGADTLRLFVAGRAPAFSEAADGTILMNAIGNDIWNNADQFRYVYKNLSGNGSITARVDMLDVSPDIWVKGGVMIRQNAEAGAVNVFMAMTGTGGGGSTFQQRMTAGGASVSQHTYADGPFTAPYWVRVTREGNTLTGYTSPDGENWTQRGDTITLAMTDPVLIGLALTSHNVNQATSAQFSNVAFTGNVTGAWQVAEVGVAQPEGNTVAPLYVALEDATGKSAVVIHPDANIVGRSGWNEWQIPLSEFAGVNLSRVDTMTIGVGNKTNPTAGGAGTIYIDDVSFGKPAATQ